In Aegilops tauschii subsp. strangulata cultivar AL8/78 chromosome 3, Aet v6.0, whole genome shotgun sequence, one genomic interval encodes:
- the LOC109780498 gene encoding uncharacterized protein — protein MSMHRLGATDFCGVRERPSGVFSSEILFGEKRLSLGTFDTAEEAACAYDAAAWRLRRPRWDMNFPYVSTSQRAQDLAHLPRLFIDEDRRDNRRRQRRLAIAEMDVEAMAGWCERFPQDIVNERQFYKQRRTEREARRKERATYQEDKRARKQAAQLNTSSWDSEDERHADAYLQTSEEDITESEPENDK, from the coding sequence ATGTCGATGCACCGCCTGGGCGCTACTGATTTCTGCGGAGTCCGCGAGCGCCCCTCCGGCGTCTTCTCCTCCGAAATCTTGTTCGGCGAAAAACGGCTCAGTCTCGGCACCTTCGACACCGCAGAGGAGGCGGCATGTGCGTACGatgcggcggcgtggcgcctccggcgGCCTCGTTGGGATATGAATTTCCCCTACGTGTCGACGAGCCAGCGCGCGCAGGATCTCGCGCATCTCCCCCGGCTTTTCATCGACGAGGATCGTCGTGACAACCGGAGGCGGCAGCGTCGCCTAGCGATCGCGGAGATGGACGTGGAAGCCATGGCGGGGTGGTGCgaacgcttcccgcaggacatcgtCAACGAGCGGCAGTTTTACAAGCAACGGAGGACGGAGAGGGAGGCGAGGAGAAAGGAGCGAGCCACCTATCAGGAGGACAAGCGTGCGCGGAAGCAGGCCGCTCAACTGAACACGTCGTCCTGGGACTCCGAGGACGAGCGGCATGCTGACGCCTACTtgcagacgtcggaggaggacattaccGAGTCGGAGCCGGAAAACGACAAGTAG